One genomic region from Halococcus agarilyticus encodes:
- a CDS encoding complex I subunit 4 family protein, with product MIIEILLALCLLGAAVVFVLPDDYAPVGALVASLFPLVTSFLMWFGFDGSGNAFLDGGTLAYETMVQWISLGPYAINWHVGVDGISMPLVVLTTVLTTLAILTAWTPIDERRSQFYGLVLFLEAGLLGVFVALDFFAWLVFWEIVLIPMYMLIGVWGGPRRKYAAIKFFVYTNVATLVMFIGFVALVFGLGDSVTSLDMPAIAQALRGDELGSLGGVGPDTLKLAAFVAMFAGFAVKVPIVPVHTWLPDAHVEAP from the coding sequence ATGATCATCGAAATTCTGCTCGCGCTCTGTCTGCTCGGCGCGGCGGTCGTGTTCGTCCTCCCGGACGACTACGCACCCGTCGGTGCGCTGGTCGCGAGCCTCTTCCCGCTGGTGACGAGCTTCCTGATGTGGTTCGGGTTCGACGGCTCGGGCAACGCCTTCCTCGACGGCGGCACGCTGGCCTACGAGACGATGGTTCAGTGGATCTCGCTGGGTCCGTACGCGATCAACTGGCACGTCGGCGTCGACGGGATCAGCATGCCGCTCGTCGTGCTCACCACAGTACTAACGACGCTCGCCATCCTGACGGCGTGGACGCCGATCGACGAGCGCCGCTCGCAGTTCTACGGCCTCGTCCTGTTCCTCGAAGCCGGCCTGCTCGGCGTGTTCGTCGCGCTGGATTTCTTCGCGTGGCTCGTCTTCTGGGAGATCGTATTGATCCCGATGTACATGCTGATCGGGGTCTGGGGCGGTCCCCGGCGGAAGTACGCCGCGATCAAGTTCTTCGTCTACACCAACGTCGCGACGCTCGTGATGTTCATCGGGTTCGTCGCACTGGTGTTCGGGCTCGGCGATTCGGTCACGAGCCTCGACATGCCGGCGATCGCTCAGGCGCTGCGTGGGGACGAACTCGGCTCGCTCGGCGGCGTCGGACCGGACACGCTCAAACTCGCTGCGTTCGTCGCGATGTTCGCCGGCTTCGCGGTCAAGGTCCCGATCGTGCCGGTCCACACGTGGCTGCCGGACGCTCACGTCGAGGCCCCG